A genomic segment from Glycine soja cultivar W05 chromosome 20, ASM419377v2, whole genome shotgun sequence encodes:
- the LOC114402823 gene encoding mannosylglycoprotein endo-beta-mannosidase-like isoform X2, whose amino-acid sequence MVLPKGMFRRHSLDVTNIIHSDGSNLLAVLVHPPDHPGSIPPQGGQGGDHEIGKDVATQYVQGWDWMAPIRDRNTGIWDEVSISITGPVKIIDPHLVSSFFDNYKRVYLHASTELENRSSSTAECSLSIHATTELEGSIHLVDQLQTQNLSIPARSRVQYTFPELFFYKPNLWWPNGMGKQSLYNVIINIDIKGYGESDSWNHHFGFRKIESHIDGATGGRLFKVNGEPIFIRGGNWILSDGLLRLSKKRYETDIKFHADMNFNMIRCWGGGLTERPEFYHYCDYYGLLVWQEFWITGDVDGRGIPVSNPNGPLDHDLFLFCARDTVKLLRNHPSLALWVGGNEQTPPDDINVALKNDLKLHPYFEHGEEKEKPVGDLSPRLGDPSQYLDGTRIYIQGSLWDGFADGKGDFTDGPYEIQNPEDFFTDSFYNYGFNPEVGSVGMPVAATIRATMPSEGWQIPLFNKLSHGYVEEVPNPIWKYHKYIPYSNPTKKVHDQIQLYGDVKDLDDFCLKAQLVNYIQYRALLEGWTSHMWKKYTGVLIWKTQNPWTGLRGQFYDHLLDQTAGFYGCRCAAEPIHVQLNLATYFIEVVNTTSEELSSVAMEVSVWDLEGTRPHYKVHENLTALPKKVTPIVEMKYSKSKNPRPVYFLLLKLYNMSDNTILSRNFYWLHLAGGDYMLLEPYRKKKVPLKITSEVFIEGSTYILRMHVQNTSKKPDSKSLTLVHGSTARLSNNCFVTDSPETIDSGTGKEHEVGWFKRIHKCFAGKSDGLKVSEINGQDIGVAFFLHFSVHASNKDHKEGEDTRILPVHYSDNYFSVVPGETMTIKISFEVPPGVSPRVTLHGWNYQGQTIHEALY is encoded by the exons ATGGTCCTCCCAAAAGGAATGTTTCGGAGACATTCTCTTGATGTCACCAATATTATTCATTCTGATGGTAGTAACCTGCTTGCTGTTCTTGTTCACCCTCCCGATCATCCTGGGAGCATTCCTCCTCAGGGGGGACAAGGTGGTGATCACGAG ATTGGAAAGGATGTGGCCACACAATATGTTCAAGGTTGGGATTGGATGGCTCCTATAAG AGATAGGAATACTGGAATATGGGATGAGGTTTCCATTTCTATTACTGGG CCAGTAAAAATAATCGATCCCCACTTGGTGTCATCATTTTTTGACAATTATAAGAGAGTATATCTACATGCCTCAACTGAGTTGGAAAACAGGAGCTCCTCGACTGCTGAGTGCTCATTGAGTATCCATGCGACAACAGAACTTGAGGGGAGTATTCACTTAGTAGATCAGCTTCAAACTCAAAATCTTTCAATTCCTGCAAGATCACGAGTGCAATATACATTTCCTGAG CTCTTTTTCTACAAGCCAAATTTATGGTGGCCAAACGGAATGGGGAAGCAATCTTTGTACAATGTTATTATTAACATTGATATCAAAGGATATGGTGAGTCTGATTCATGGAACCATCACTTTGGATTCCGCAAAATTGAAAGCCATATTGATGGTGCAACAGGTGGAAG GTTGTTCAAAGTCAATGGAGAACCAATTTTTATACGAGGGGGTAACTGGATACTGTCTGATGGGCTACTGCGACTTTCAAAGAAGCGATACGAAACAGATATCAAGTTTCATGCAGATATGAATTTTAACATGATTCGATGCTGGGGTGGTGGACTCACTGAAAGGCCAGAGTTTTATCATTATTGTGATTATTATGGTCTTTTG GTATGGCAAGAGTTCTGGATTACTGGGGATGTTGATGGACGCGGTATCCCAGTATCAAATCCAAATGGACCATTGGACCATGaccttttcttgttttgtgctaGAGACACGGTCAAGCTTCTTAGAAATCATCCTAGTCTTGCCCTCTGGGTGGGTGGAAATGAACAAACTCCACCAGATGATATAAATGTTGCCCTGAAAAATGATCTGAAACTTCATCCTTATTTTGAAcatggagaagaaaaagaaaaacctgTAGGTGATTTGTCCCCAAGGTTGGGGGATCCTAGCCAATATCTTGATGGCACACGAATTTACATACAAGGATCATTATGGGATGGGTTTGCAGATGGGAAGGGGGACTTCACTGATGGAccttatgaaattcaaaatcccGAAGATTTCTTTACAgatagtttttataattatggATTCAATCCCGAGGTTGGTTCTGTGGGAATGCCAGTTGCTGCCACCATAAGAGCAACAATGCCTTCAGAAGGATGGCAAATACCACTGTTTAACAAACTTTCCCATGGTTATGTAGAAGAAGTTCCAAACCCCATATGGAAATACCATAAATACATTCCATATTCAAATCCAACCAAGAAGGTTCATGATCAAATTCAGCTTTATGGTGATGTAAAAGATcttgatgatttttgtttgaAG GCTCAACTAGTTAACTACATACAATATAGAGCTCTTTTGGAGGGATGGACTTCGCACATGTGGAAAAAATATACAGGAGTATTGATTTGGAAGACACAAAATCCTTGGACTGGTCTGAGAGGTCAATTTTATGATCATCTTCTTGACCAAACAGCAGGTTTCTATGGCTGTCGATGCGCAGCAGAGCCAATTCATGTACAGCTTAATCTGGCTACATATTTTATAGAG GTTGTTAATACTACATCAGAAGAATTGTCTAGTGTAGCTATGGAAGTTTCAGTGTGGGACCTCGAAGGCACACGTCCACACTACAAAGTTCATGAAAATCTCACTGCACTGCCAAAAAAAGTAACACCTATTGTTGAGATGAAGTATTCGAAGTCAAAAAATCCTAGGCCAGTTTACTTTCTTCTTCTCAAACTCTACAACATGTCAGATAATACAATTTTATCTAGAAATTTTTATTGGTTGCATCTTGCTGGCGGAGATTACATGCTATTAGAGCCATATAGGAAGAAGAAAGTACCTCTCAAGATAACATCCGAGGTTTTCATTGAAGGATCCACTTATATACTTCGAATGCATGTGCAAAATACATCTAAAAAACCAGACTCTAAAAGTTTAACATTGGTACACGGTTCAACAGCTAGACTAAGCAATAACTGCTTTGTTACAGACTCACCAGAAACCATAGATAGTGGGACTGGAAAAGAGCATGAAGTTGGTTGGTTTAAGAGGATACACAAATGCTTTGCTGGGAAAAGTGATGGTTTGAAGGTTTCTGAAATTAATGGACAAGATATAGGTGTcgctttctttcttcatttttcagtTCATGCTTCAAATAAGGACCACAAGGAAGGGGAAGACACGAGAATTCTCCCTGTTCATTACTCAGATAACTATTTTTCAGTTGTGCCAGGAGAGACCATGactattaaaatatcttttgagGTCCCTCCTGGTGTCTCTCCTCGAGTTACTCTGCATGGCTGGAATTACCAGGGACAAACCATCCATGAAGCTCTTTACTGA
- the LOC114402823 gene encoding mannosylglycoprotein endo-beta-mannosidase-like isoform X1, with product MAKTTLDSGWLAARSTEVHFTGTQLTTTHPPSASTQPWMEAIVPGTVLATLVKNKAVPDPFRGLGNEAILDIADSGRDYYTFWFFTTFQCKLSGNQHCDLNFRGINYCADVYLNGHQMVLPKGMFRRHSLDVTNIIHSDGSNLLAVLVHPPDHPGSIPPQGGQGGDHEIGKDVATQYVQGWDWMAPIRDRNTGIWDEVSISITGPVKIIDPHLVSSFFDNYKRVYLHASTELENRSSSTAECSLSIHATTELEGSIHLVDQLQTQNLSIPARSRVQYTFPELFFYKPNLWWPNGMGKQSLYNVIINIDIKGYGESDSWNHHFGFRKIESHIDGATGGRLFKVNGEPIFIRGGNWILSDGLLRLSKKRYETDIKFHADMNFNMIRCWGGGLTERPEFYHYCDYYGLLVWQEFWITGDVDGRGIPVSNPNGPLDHDLFLFCARDTVKLLRNHPSLALWVGGNEQTPPDDINVALKNDLKLHPYFEHGEEKEKPVGDLSPRLGDPSQYLDGTRIYIQGSLWDGFADGKGDFTDGPYEIQNPEDFFTDSFYNYGFNPEVGSVGMPVAATIRATMPSEGWQIPLFNKLSHGYVEEVPNPIWKYHKYIPYSNPTKKVHDQIQLYGDVKDLDDFCLKAQLVNYIQYRALLEGWTSHMWKKYTGVLIWKTQNPWTGLRGQFYDHLLDQTAGFYGCRCAAEPIHVQLNLATYFIEVVNTTSEELSSVAMEVSVWDLEGTRPHYKVHENLTALPKKVTPIVEMKYSKSKNPRPVYFLLLKLYNMSDNTILSRNFYWLHLAGGDYMLLEPYRKKKVPLKITSEVFIEGSTYILRMHVQNTSKKPDSKSLTLVHGSTARLSNNCFVTDSPETIDSGTGKEHEVGWFKRIHKCFAGKSDGLKVSEINGQDIGVAFFLHFSVHASNKDHKEGEDTRILPVHYSDNYFSVVPGETMTIKISFEVPPGVSPRVTLHGWNYQGQTIHEALY from the exons ATGGCCAAGACCACGCTGGATTCGGGATGGCTTGCAGCTAGGTCCACCGAGGTTCATTTCACAGGCACTCAACTCACCACCACGCACCCTCCCTCTGCCTCCACCCAACCATGGATGGAAGCTATCGTCCCTGGAAC TGTTCTGGCTACCTTGGTGAAGAACAAAGCGGTGCCTGATCCGTTTCGTGGACTAGGAAATGAGGCAATCCTGGATATTGCTGACTCTGGAAGAGACTATTACACCTTCTGGTTCTTTACAACCTTTCAGTGTAAGCTG TCAGGCAATCAGCACTGTGATCTGAATTTCCGAGGAATCAATTACTGTGCTGATGTCTATTTAAATGGGCACCAGATGGTCCTCCCAAAAGGAATGTTTCGGAGACATTCTCTTGATGTCACCAATATTATTCATTCTGATGGTAGTAACCTGCTTGCTGTTCTTGTTCACCCTCCCGATCATCCTGGGAGCATTCCTCCTCAGGGGGGACAAGGTGGTGATCACGAG ATTGGAAAGGATGTGGCCACACAATATGTTCAAGGTTGGGATTGGATGGCTCCTATAAG AGATAGGAATACTGGAATATGGGATGAGGTTTCCATTTCTATTACTGGG CCAGTAAAAATAATCGATCCCCACTTGGTGTCATCATTTTTTGACAATTATAAGAGAGTATATCTACATGCCTCAACTGAGTTGGAAAACAGGAGCTCCTCGACTGCTGAGTGCTCATTGAGTATCCATGCGACAACAGAACTTGAGGGGAGTATTCACTTAGTAGATCAGCTTCAAACTCAAAATCTTTCAATTCCTGCAAGATCACGAGTGCAATATACATTTCCTGAG CTCTTTTTCTACAAGCCAAATTTATGGTGGCCAAACGGAATGGGGAAGCAATCTTTGTACAATGTTATTATTAACATTGATATCAAAGGATATGGTGAGTCTGATTCATGGAACCATCACTTTGGATTCCGCAAAATTGAAAGCCATATTGATGGTGCAACAGGTGGAAG GTTGTTCAAAGTCAATGGAGAACCAATTTTTATACGAGGGGGTAACTGGATACTGTCTGATGGGCTACTGCGACTTTCAAAGAAGCGATACGAAACAGATATCAAGTTTCATGCAGATATGAATTTTAACATGATTCGATGCTGGGGTGGTGGACTCACTGAAAGGCCAGAGTTTTATCATTATTGTGATTATTATGGTCTTTTG GTATGGCAAGAGTTCTGGATTACTGGGGATGTTGATGGACGCGGTATCCCAGTATCAAATCCAAATGGACCATTGGACCATGaccttttcttgttttgtgctaGAGACACGGTCAAGCTTCTTAGAAATCATCCTAGTCTTGCCCTCTGGGTGGGTGGAAATGAACAAACTCCACCAGATGATATAAATGTTGCCCTGAAAAATGATCTGAAACTTCATCCTTATTTTGAAcatggagaagaaaaagaaaaacctgTAGGTGATTTGTCCCCAAGGTTGGGGGATCCTAGCCAATATCTTGATGGCACACGAATTTACATACAAGGATCATTATGGGATGGGTTTGCAGATGGGAAGGGGGACTTCACTGATGGAccttatgaaattcaaaatcccGAAGATTTCTTTACAgatagtttttataattatggATTCAATCCCGAGGTTGGTTCTGTGGGAATGCCAGTTGCTGCCACCATAAGAGCAACAATGCCTTCAGAAGGATGGCAAATACCACTGTTTAACAAACTTTCCCATGGTTATGTAGAAGAAGTTCCAAACCCCATATGGAAATACCATAAATACATTCCATATTCAAATCCAACCAAGAAGGTTCATGATCAAATTCAGCTTTATGGTGATGTAAAAGATcttgatgatttttgtttgaAG GCTCAACTAGTTAACTACATACAATATAGAGCTCTTTTGGAGGGATGGACTTCGCACATGTGGAAAAAATATACAGGAGTATTGATTTGGAAGACACAAAATCCTTGGACTGGTCTGAGAGGTCAATTTTATGATCATCTTCTTGACCAAACAGCAGGTTTCTATGGCTGTCGATGCGCAGCAGAGCCAATTCATGTACAGCTTAATCTGGCTACATATTTTATAGAG GTTGTTAATACTACATCAGAAGAATTGTCTAGTGTAGCTATGGAAGTTTCAGTGTGGGACCTCGAAGGCACACGTCCACACTACAAAGTTCATGAAAATCTCACTGCACTGCCAAAAAAAGTAACACCTATTGTTGAGATGAAGTATTCGAAGTCAAAAAATCCTAGGCCAGTTTACTTTCTTCTTCTCAAACTCTACAACATGTCAGATAATACAATTTTATCTAGAAATTTTTATTGGTTGCATCTTGCTGGCGGAGATTACATGCTATTAGAGCCATATAGGAAGAAGAAAGTACCTCTCAAGATAACATCCGAGGTTTTCATTGAAGGATCCACTTATATACTTCGAATGCATGTGCAAAATACATCTAAAAAACCAGACTCTAAAAGTTTAACATTGGTACACGGTTCAACAGCTAGACTAAGCAATAACTGCTTTGTTACAGACTCACCAGAAACCATAGATAGTGGGACTGGAAAAGAGCATGAAGTTGGTTGGTTTAAGAGGATACACAAATGCTTTGCTGGGAAAAGTGATGGTTTGAAGGTTTCTGAAATTAATGGACAAGATATAGGTGTcgctttctttcttcatttttcagtTCATGCTTCAAATAAGGACCACAAGGAAGGGGAAGACACGAGAATTCTCCCTGTTCATTACTCAGATAACTATTTTTCAGTTGTGCCAGGAGAGACCATGactattaaaatatcttttgagGTCCCTCCTGGTGTCTCTCCTCGAGTTACTCTGCATGGCTGGAATTACCAGGGACAAACCATCCATGAAGCTCTTTACTGA